TCGAGGGCGTCCGCGCCCCCCTCGATGGCCGCGACCATCGCCTCGATCGACGTGTCGACGTCGGGGTAGCCGACCGGGAGGTAGGCGATCAGCGCGGCGCGGCCCTCGGCCCGGGCGGCGGCGATGCGGTCGGCGAGCAGGCTCACGCCGTCTCCCCCGCCTCGCGGCCGGGCACCGCGTCGCCGGAGGACACCGCGCCCTCGGTGGCCTGCTGGTCGGTGTCCATGCCCGGGCCCGGGTCGACCTCGCTGCGGTCGCCCAGCCCGAACCAGCGCGACGCCGTCTCGACGTCCTTGTCGCCGCGGCCGGAGAGGTTCACCAGCAGCAGCGCGTCCGGACCGACCTCCCGGCCCAGCCGCATCGTGCCGGCGAGGGCGTGCGCGGACTCGATGGCCGGGATGATCCCCTCGGTGCGGCACAGCAGCGCGAAGGCCTCCATGGCCTCGGCGTCGGTGACCGGCCGGTACTCGGCGCGGCCGGTGTCGTGCAGGAAGGAGTGCTCGGGGCCCACGCCCGGGTAGTCCAGGCCGGCGCTGATCGAGTGCGACTCGATGGTCTGGCCGTTGTCGTCCTGCAGCAGGTAGGAGCGGGCGCCGTGCAGCACCCCCGGCGCTCCCCCGGTGATCGTCGCGGCGTGCCGGCCGGTGTCCACGCCGTCCCCGCCGGCCTCCAGGCCGACCAGCCGCACGCCCTCGTCGGGGACGAAGGCGGTGAAGATGCCGATCGCGTTGGAGCCGCCGCCGACGCAGGCGAGGACGGCGTCGGGCAGCCGGCCCTCCCGCTCGAGGAACTGGGCGCGGGCCTCGTCGCCGATCACCCGCTGGAAGTCGCGGACCATCGCCGGGAAGGGGTGCGGGCCGGCGACGGTGCCGAAGACGTAGTTGGTGGTCTCGACGTTGGTCACCCAGTCGCGGAAGGCCTCGTTGATGGCGTCCTTGAGGGTGCGCGAGCCGGTGGTCACCGGGACGACCTCGGCGCCGAGCAGCCGCATGCGGGCGACGTTGAGCGCCTGGCGG
This region of Geodermatophilus bullaregiensis genomic DNA includes:
- the trpB gene encoding tryptophan synthase subunit beta is translated as MTTSAVHPPEQRLESARPAWPDATGHFGVFGGRFVPEALIAALDDLTAAYEAMRVDPVFIEEFAALQRDYTGRPSPLTEVPRFAEHCGGARVFLKREDLNHTGSHKINNVLGQALLTKRIGKERVIAETGAGQHGVATATAAALMGLSCTVYMGEEDTRRQALNVARMRLLGAEVVPVTTGSRTLKDAINEAFRDWVTNVETTNYVFGTVAGPHPFPAMVRDFQRVIGDEARAQFLEREGRLPDAVLACVGGGSNAIGIFTAFVPDEGVRLVGLEAGGDGVDTGRHAATITGGAPGVLHGARSYLLQDDNGQTIESHSISAGLDYPGVGPEHSFLHDTGRAEYRPVTDAEAMEAFALLCRTEGIIPAIESAHALAGTMRLGREVGPDALLLVNLSGRGDKDVETASRWFGLGDRSEVDPGPGMDTDQQATEGAVSSGDAVPGREAGETA